The Synechococcus sp. WH 8101 sequence CACAGCTCCCGCAGGCTGTGGCTGATGCGCAGGGAGAAGCCGGTGTCGCGCAGGTGATGGAGCAGTTCCCCTTTCACCTTGGGGACGAGGTAGCTGGAGGGTCGATGCCCGCGGCTGGCGTCGTAGCCGATGGCGCCTTTGCAGAGCCCCTCATAGGCGGGACCAAGCAGGTCATCGCTGTGGAGCGACCAGCGTCGGGCAAAGCGATGGGCCTGTTGATGGGCCAGGCCGAGGTGGGCGCAGGCAAAGGCGCGTTGGGCGCGGGTCATCGGCCGGCGTAGAAGGCGTCGCCTGGACATGGGCTGGAAGGTGCGGGTGCGGGAGGCTATTGGCGTCCCGCCTGCAGCACCGCGCTCGAGCGGATGGTGGTGCTGGTGACGAGATCAGTGCGCATCAGCGGCAGCGCCTGGCGGCGCTGGGCGCGATCGATCAAGACCAGAAGCGGGCTGGGGGCCTGCAGCTGCAGGGTCAGGGCGAGCAGTCCACCCATGCAGGCGGCGCGATGGGGCAGGGCCATGGGCAAGACAAGGGAGGCGAGACGCAGCAAAGGGTTCCGGGCCCCGGTGCCCAATGCCCAGTGGCGCAGCTGCCCGCAAGGGCTCAGAGCCTGACGCCCATGCCCCAGGCGAGCTGACGATCGTTGTGCTCCTCGCTGAGCAGGGAGGGCAGATAGCGCTGCAGGATGGCGAGGACGATGGCGGGCGGCACCTGATCAGCGGCCTGCTCGATGTGGCGGTTGTAGGCCTCGGGGTCGTTGGCGGCGATGGCGGCCTCCAGATCGTCAAGCAACTGGATGGCCCGGCGGCTCGCCGCTGTGTCCGGGGCCGTGCAGGCGGCGGCAGGAGTGGCGCTCGAGGTCAGGCAGTCCATGGGGGAGGGGAGGCGGAACTGCCCAGAGGATTCCCCTCTCTCAGGCTTGGCGTGAGATCAGGTCGATGCTTGTGCTCGGTAGCCGGCTCAGAAATGCCTAAGCAGTTGGCAGGATAAATCGGTCATCGTGTTCCCTGAAGCCGTTTGTGAATCGAAGCGCAATTGCCAAGCTTACTGTTTTGATGAGTCGTGTTGATCTCCTGCCCACTGGTGATCTTGGTAAATCTTTGAGGCAATCTTCTTTGATGTTTCTGACTGTCGTCAGATTTTCACAAG is a genomic window containing:
- a CDS encoding sigma factor — protein: MSRRRLLRRPMTRAQRAFACAHLGLAHQQAHRFARRWSLHSDDLLGPAYEGLCKGAIGYDASRGHRPSSYLVPKVKGELLHHLRDTGFSLRISHSLRELWIKARRHVALGLSDQQIAEQLQVPLERWLDCRTACSQRPLPLHDVLRD